The genomic interval TTGGTCGGCAAGCCAAAGGGTTTGCAATTCTTCTACATCAGCTTTGAGTATTTGGGCTAATAATGGTATTTGCTCTTTCTTTAATTGCCTGTCGCCTCGTTCTACTTTGCTAATAATAGAAGTGTCCACATCCAACTGGGAAGCAAGCTGCCGCAGCAACATATTTTGCTTCGTTCTTAGTTCTCTTATACGTTCACCAAACTGTGTTGCCATTATAATAATATTGTCTTGACAAATATTGGCAAATATAAGAAAACAAAACCAAATAACTTAGCAAAGTGAAAAACTATTGAGCAAATGGGGAAATGAGGATTTAAGGAAAAGCGGA from Saprospiraceae bacterium carries:
- a CDS encoding helix-turn-helix transcriptional regulator, with the translated sequence MATQFGERIRELRTKQNMLLRQLASQLDVDTSIISKVERGDRQLKKEQIPLLAQILKADVEELQTLWLADQLYNMVQGEPMADEALKSVTKKIKKDK